A genomic window from Sulfurospirillum diekertiae includes:
- a CDS encoding TIGR02757 family protein: MTFDQIAKRLKEEALKRNHIEEISLDRPDPLMIASRYNDEFSALICALFAYGNVPAIIKFLESLNFSLLDSDETTIQKTLEHHYYRFQNSQDIQALFITLHRLKKEGSLESTFVSAYQKSANVMDGLRALIAMLYDLNPYRSRGYQFLLGTIPSINPHSPYKRWHMYLRWMVRKDHLDLGLWQGVNTKDLLVPLDTHTFALGKKLGLIQRKTYDFKAVLELSESFKKIDPSDPVKYDFALYRLGQEKIFL, from the coding sequence ATGACATTTGATCAAATTGCAAAACGCCTCAAAGAAGAAGCTCTTAAACGTAATCATATAGAAGAAATATCCTTAGATCGCCCTGATCCTTTAATGATTGCTTCTCGTTATAATGATGAATTTAGTGCGTTAATCTGTGCGTTGTTTGCGTATGGTAATGTTCCAGCAATCATAAAATTTTTGGAAAGTTTAAATTTTTCACTCTTAGATAGTGATGAGACTACAATTCAGAAAACACTAGAGCATCATTATTACCGTTTTCAAAATTCTCAAGATATTCAAGCCCTTTTTATCACATTGCATCGTCTTAAAAAAGAAGGTTCATTGGAGTCCACTTTTGTTTCAGCGTACCAAAAAAGTGCTAATGTTATGGATGGTCTCCGCGCACTAATAGCCATGTTATATGATTTGAATCCTTACCGTTCACGTGGCTATCAGTTTTTATTGGGTACAATACCGTCTATAAATCCACACTCTCCTTATAAACGATGGCATATGTATCTTAGATGGATGGTGCGTAAAGATCATCTTGACCTTGGTCTTTGGCAGGGCGTTAATACCAAAGATTTGCTCGTACCTCTTGATACTCACACCTTCGCATTGGGAAAGAAATTAGGCTTAATTCAGCGAAAAACGTATGATTTTAAAGCTGTTTTAGAGTTGAGTGAGTCATTTAAAAAGATTGATCCAAGTGATCCTGTCAAATACGATTTTGCACTCTATCGCTTAGGACAAGAGAAAATTTTTCTTTAA
- a CDS encoding SulP family inorganic anion transporter, whose protein sequence is MNIKYWLPRSFTVLREGYSVAKLSSDIVAGSTVAIIALPLAMAFAIASGVSPEKGLFTAVVAGIIISLFGGSRYQIGGPTGAFVVVLYAVILKHGYDGLVIATFLAGIMLFFMGVFRLGNIIKYIPYPVTVGFTTGIALIIFSSQIKDFLGLPIAKMPAEFIDQWKLYSIEFLHVNYYALAIGVVSMALLIKLRHRFPHIPTPIIVIILSALAVYLFKLPVETIGSKFGTLPATLPYPSIPAFSLEKVRAVFPDAITIALLGAIESLLSCVVADGMTGDRHHSNKELMAQGAANIASVLFGGIAATGAIARTATNIKAGAYSPIAGVVHSLMLLIFMFLFSKFIVLIPLATLAAILIVVAWNMSEFHHFKAIALKSERNDIVVLLMTFFLTVLIDLNTGVQTGIMLAGLLFIKRMIDVTGIVDTKNTIGMPLDEDDEPLEVEDTNAISKKIVPKDVEVYEIDGPFFFGVADRLKNILSEVSQAPKVFILRMRHVPMIDATGLHALDEFFDLCQGNGTILVLSGVNEHIKLKIRRLGFEKKIGTENITDNIDMALSRAHRLLEKE, encoded by the coding sequence ATGAATATAAAGTATTGGCTTCCTAGGAGTTTTACTGTTTTAAGGGAGGGTTACTCTGTTGCAAAGTTATCGTCTGATATTGTAGCAGGGTCTACCGTTGCGATTATTGCCTTGCCTTTAGCAATGGCATTTGCAATAGCAAGTGGAGTTAGTCCCGAAAAAGGATTGTTTACAGCGGTTGTCGCAGGAATTATCATCTCTCTCTTTGGTGGGAGTAGGTATCAGATTGGAGGTCCTACAGGGGCTTTTGTTGTGGTACTTTATGCGGTTATTTTAAAACATGGATACGATGGTTTAGTCATTGCTACATTTTTAGCAGGTATCATGCTCTTTTTTATGGGAGTTTTTAGACTTGGTAACATTATCAAGTATATTCCTTATCCTGTTACAGTTGGTTTTACCACAGGAATAGCGCTGATTATCTTCTCTTCGCAGATCAAAGATTTTTTGGGACTTCCTATTGCCAAAATGCCAGCAGAGTTTATCGATCAATGGAAACTTTACTCTATTGAATTTTTACATGTAAACTATTATGCATTGGCTATTGGAGTCGTGAGTATGGCTCTTTTGATTAAATTACGTCATCGTTTTCCTCATATTCCAACGCCCATTATTGTTATTATTCTCTCAGCGCTAGCTGTGTATCTTTTTAAACTTCCTGTGGAGACGATTGGTTCTAAATTTGGTACACTCCCTGCTACTTTACCCTATCCATCTATTCCCGCTTTTTCACTGGAAAAAGTGCGTGCTGTTTTTCCAGATGCTATTACCATAGCGCTGTTAGGAGCCATTGAATCACTACTTTCGTGTGTTGTAGCTGATGGGATGACAGGAGATCGTCACCACTCCAATAAAGAGCTTATGGCTCAAGGTGCAGCCAATATTGCCTCTGTCCTTTTTGGTGGTATTGCAGCTACAGGTGCGATTGCAAGAACAGCAACGAATATTAAAGCAGGTGCTTATAGTCCCATTGCAGGTGTCGTACATTCACTAATGTTACTCATTTTTATGTTCTTGTTCTCCAAATTTATTGTGTTGATCCCTTTAGCAACATTGGCTGCTATCTTGATTGTTGTCGCATGGAATATGAGTGAATTTCACCATTTTAAAGCCATTGCTCTTAAATCCGAACGTAATGATATCGTTGTTCTTTTAATGACTTTTTTCCTCACAGTTTTGATTGATCTCAATACCGGTGTCCAAACAGGCATTATGTTAGCAGGACTGTTGTTTATTAAGCGTATGATTGATGTGACAGGAATAGTGGATACCAAAAATACCATTGGAATGCCTTTAGATGAAGATGATGAACCTTTAGAAGTTGAGGATACAAATGCCATCTCTAAAAAAATTGTTCCCAAAGATGTTGAAGTTTATGAAATTGATGGACCTTTCTTTTTTGGCGTTGCCGATCGTCTCAAAAATATCCTTAGTGAAGTAAGTCAAGCTCCCAAAGTCTTCATTTTACGCATGCGTCATGTACCTATGATTGATGCAACAGGACTTCATGCGTTGGATGAATTTTTTG